In Thiospirochaeta perfilievii, a single window of DNA contains:
- a CDS encoding DUF6320 domain-containing protein has product MNRCKSCGVNICGDSKICPLCFKSVNTFESTNSREYPSYNKSDKSIQHFGLHILSFVFLSISIISTIVNLLLWRGFPWFLLVLSSLGYVWVLIKNLVVSRSHFGTKIIIQLVGLSLLIFIIDIVNTGLSWSVDYVIPIFIIICNLLLTIRIIHQRIKWRDYSVYLIILISIGFIPIILYWLGFTHVFWPSITSAIYTLLTFLGFLMFSFKKFSREILKIFHL; this is encoded by the coding sequence ATGAATAGATGTAAATCCTGTGGTGTTAATATTTGTGGAGACTCTAAAATTTGTCCCCTCTGTTTTAAATCTGTTAATACTTTTGAGTCTACAAATAGTAGAGAGTATCCAAGCTACAATAAGTCTGATAAATCGATACAACATTTTGGGTTACATATACTATCATTTGTATTTTTATCCATCTCAATTATATCTACAATAGTTAATCTCCTGCTATGGAGAGGTTTCCCCTGGTTTCTATTAGTGCTCTCATCCCTAGGATATGTTTGGGTGTTAATTAAAAACCTAGTAGTAAGTAGATCTCATTTTGGAACAAAAATTATTATACAGTTAGTTGGACTATCCCTTCTAATTTTTATAATTGATATTGTAAATACCGGTTTAAGTTGGTCTGTAGACTATGTTATACCAATATTTATCATTATATGTAATCTTCTGCTTACAATTAGAATTATCCACCAAAGAATTAAGTGGAGGGATTACTCAGTATATTTAATTATATTAATATCAATCGGTTTTATTCCTATAATTCTGTATTGGTTAGGGTTTACCCATGTTTTTTGGCCTAGTATTACTTCGGCTATCTATACTCTGTTAACTTTTTTAGGTTTTTTAATGTTCTCTTTTAAAAAATTCAGTAGGGAAATTCTTAAGATATTTCATCTATAA
- a CDS encoding alcohol acetyltransferase has product MNSLNNWYKLDNVAKLFPAVTTGRNSSTFRVSIILKREIKPDLLQNALDLVITRFPMFAVRIRRGLFWYFLESNDEKLLIQEEEDTPCGKIDKFKNNEYQIRVLYYNKKISIECFHSITDGVGALELLKLLALEYLKLDGNKIDNSGETLSIHDEASPYETEDSFRTYFKNKKGEKIKVRPAYKLKGSNFNNFGNNVVKGIINISELKEVCNRDGVTITQYIISLFIYSIFLEQSKSGDFKKDINIVVPVNLRSFFPSRTLRNFFSVIPITITPKEGMELKDIEKEVVAQFKVKINSRVLDNDISANFRSEKLLLIRVAPLFIKNLILRIAFNRGTKNQTASVSNLGVVNLPKGMDPHVDHVEAVLYSSRENRINCAICSFNNRLSITFSRTILEPSIIKDFFTHLSQREGLEVSIFSNHWDVNYE; this is encoded by the coding sequence ATGAATAGTTTAAATAATTGGTATAAACTTGATAATGTTGCTAAACTATTTCCCGCCGTAACCACTGGGCGAAACAGTTCAACTTTTAGAGTCTCTATTATATTAAAACGTGAAATAAAACCAGATCTTCTACAAAATGCCTTAGACCTTGTTATTACTAGATTCCCAATGTTTGCAGTTAGAATAAGACGTGGTCTTTTCTGGTATTTCCTTGAGTCAAATGATGAAAAACTGCTAATACAAGAAGAGGAGGATACTCCCTGTGGGAAGATTGATAAGTTTAAAAATAATGAGTATCAAATAAGAGTTTTATATTATAATAAGAAGATATCAATAGAGTGTTTTCACTCTATAACAGATGGGGTAGGGGCATTAGAATTATTAAAACTTTTAGCTCTAGAGTATCTAAAATTAGATGGCAATAAAATAGATAACAGTGGGGAAACCCTCTCCATCCACGATGAAGCCTCCCCCTATGAGACAGAGGATAGTTTTAGAACTTATTTTAAAAATAAAAAGGGAGAGAAGATTAAAGTAAGGCCAGCCTATAAGTTAAAGGGGTCTAATTTTAATAATTTTGGTAATAATGTTGTAAAGGGAATTATTAATATTTCTGAGCTAAAAGAGGTTTGCAATAGGGATGGGGTTACGATAACCCAATATATAATATCCCTCTTTATATACTCAATATTTTTAGAACAGTCAAAGAGTGGAGATTTTAAAAAAGATATAAACATTGTTGTTCCCGTAAACTTAAGATCTTTTTTCCCATCTAGAACATTAAGAAACTTTTTCTCTGTAATCCCAATAACTATTACACCAAAAGAGGGTATGGAATTAAAGGATATTGAAAAAGAAGTTGTGGCACAATTTAAAGTCAAGATAAATAGTAGAGTTTTAGATAACGACATAAGTGCCAACTTTAGAAGTGAAAAACTTCTTTTAATTAGAGTAGCTCCTCTTTTTATTAAAAATCTAATACTTAGAATAGCTTTTAATAGGGGGACTAAAAATCAGACAGCATCTGTAAGTAATTTAGGTGTAGTAAACCTACCAAAGGGTATGGATCCCCATGTGGATCATGTGGAAGCTGTACTCTACTCATCTAGGGAAAACAGAATTAATTGTGCTATTTGTTCTTTTAATAACAGGTTATCCATAACTTTTTCTAGAACTATTTTAGAGCCTAGTATAATAAAGGACTTTTTTACCCACCTATCACAAAGAGAGGGACTAGAAGTCTCTATATTTTCAAACCACTGGGATGTTAATTATGAATAG
- a CDS encoding sensor domain-containing protein: protein MADYTIKKMTDDIDLLLDQSEERFDEIIKKTPAGVCITNEDGVYEYVNASYCKIYGYNKEDLIGKHFTIVVPDENKETLINLHDKFLKDKIEIRGEWEVLNKSGDIVNILADAAFILGKDNSPKKVTFVIDITDRKKAEEELEALNSTLESKISERTKELLDINSELRKSRLHLLEAQKIGQMGSWEWDIIEDKIVWSNEVYKIFGVDPESFNATLDNYMSFVHPDDQKMLGEKVQQSLATLNPYTVEHRVLLTDGSIKFVFGKGKVETNKNGKAVRLFGIVQDITDKKRIESEIKMLSSAIDESMNIIFITNLSGSIIYVNKAFETVTGYLKHEVINQNPRIFSSGSASQIRYEDLWDSITSGKIWNGEFQNRNKQGENFWVRCTILPIKDETGKIIKFMAIQEDISTKYLAKKNYKYLNTHDHLTHLYNRKYAIEKIEKHLFSNINASLIVFDIDNFNFINENYGNNTGDVVLQRSAGFFKNSLDKDYNKRYVLARFGENKFIIFLDEVFPQEAKLFANNLRDDFFKLNFESIGIHISISAGIVSSPDNGKNIDQLLNALDDSLFIAKSKGKNRCYLYENRDQNLSERSMQYNQRERILKALKEDRFEPWYQPIYNFKEGKIHHFEILARMRNEEGAIVLPGAFISAAESLNLIGKIDKVIAEKAMKKLKILNDNGYNVTFALNLSGKEIEDLDQLEEIKSLIGRIGVLPKSLIFEITETAAIKDINRAIVFIKELKNMGCSFSLDDFGVGFTSFSYLRDLDVDYIKIDGAFVKQVYENKYDQAIVKAMTAVAKGFDIQTIAEFVESDTIMNILEGMSVDYAQGYFIGKPNPEPQFDFEFVSTN from the coding sequence ATGGCTGATTATACAATTAAGAAGATGACAGATGATATAGATCTTTTATTAGATCAAAGCGAAGAGAGGTTTGATGAAATAATAAAAAAAACCCCAGCTGGAGTCTGTATTACAAATGAGGATGGGGTTTATGAGTATGTAAATGCTTCTTATTGTAAAATTTACGGATATAATAAAGAGGACTTAATAGGTAAACACTTTACTATAGTTGTTCCGGATGAGAACAAAGAAACTCTTATAAATCTTCATGATAAGTTTTTAAAAGACAAAATTGAGATTAGGGGGGAGTGGGAAGTATTAAATAAGTCTGGAGATATAGTTAATATTTTGGCTGATGCTGCCTTTATTCTTGGTAAAGATAACAGCCCCAAAAAAGTAACATTTGTTATAGATATTACAGATAGGAAAAAAGCTGAGGAGGAGCTAGAAGCTCTTAACTCAACCCTTGAGAGTAAAATATCAGAGAGAACTAAAGAGCTTTTAGATATTAACAGTGAACTTAGAAAGAGTCGCCTTCACCTACTTGAAGCTCAAAAAATAGGGCAGATGGGAAGTTGGGAGTGGGATATCATAGAGGACAAAATAGTTTGGTCCAATGAAGTATATAAAATATTTGGTGTTGATCCAGAGAGCTTTAATGCTACATTGGATAATTATATGTCCTTTGTTCACCCTGATGACCAAAAAATGCTTGGGGAAAAGGTCCAACAATCGTTAGCAACACTTAATCCTTATACAGTAGAACATAGGGTGCTATTAACTGATGGTAGTATTAAGTTTGTTTTTGGTAAGGGGAAAGTTGAAACCAATAAAAATGGGAAAGCAGTTCGATTATTTGGTATAGTACAGGATATTACTGATAAAAAACGTATAGAATCTGAGATTAAGATGTTGTCGAGTGCTATAGATGAGAGTATGAATATTATTTTTATTACTAACTTGTCAGGATCTATAATTTATGTAAATAAGGCGTTTGAAACAGTAACTGGATACTTAAAACATGAGGTAATCAACCAAAATCCTAGGATATTTTCATCAGGAAGTGCATCTCAAATAAGATATGAGGATTTGTGGGATAGTATAACTTCTGGAAAGATATGGAATGGTGAGTTTCAAAATAGAAATAAACAGGGGGAGAACTTTTGGGTTAGATGCACCATACTTCCTATTAAAGATGAGACTGGTAAAATTATTAAGTTTATGGCTATTCAAGAGGATATCTCAACCAAGTATTTAGCTAAGAAAAATTATAAATACTTAAATACCCATGACCATCTAACCCACCTCTATAATCGAAAGTATGCAATAGAAAAAATAGAAAAACACCTTTTTAGTAATATAAACGCATCTTTAATAGTTTTTGACATCGATAATTTTAACTTTATAAATGAAAATTATGGAAATAATACTGGGGATGTTGTTCTACAAAGAAGTGCTGGTTTTTTTAAAAATTCCCTAGATAAAGATTATAATAAAAGATATGTATTGGCTCGATTTGGAGAGAATAAGTTTATTATATTTTTAGATGAAGTATTTCCCCAGGAGGCAAAGCTATTTGCCAATAATTTAAGAGATGATTTTTTTAAACTTAATTTTGAATCTATTGGAATACATATATCTATTAGTGCAGGTATAGTCTCATCTCCAGATAATGGTAAAAATATTGATCAGTTATTAAATGCCCTAGATGATAGCCTTTTTATCGCTAAGAGTAAGGGTAAAAACCGATGTTATTTATACGAGAATAGAGATCAGAATCTTTCTGAACGTTCTATGCAGTATAACCAGAGGGAGCGGATATTAAAGGCATTAAAAGAGGATAGGTTTGAACCTTGGTATCAACCTATTTACAACTTTAAAGAAGGAAAGATCCATCACTTTGAAATCCTTGCTAGGATGAGGAATGAAGAGGGGGCAATCGTTCTTCCTGGTGCTTTTATATCTGCAGCAGAATCCTTAAATCTAATTGGGAAGATAGATAAAGTTATTGCAGAAAAGGCTATGAAAAAGTTAAAAATTCTAAATGATAATGGGTATAATGTAACTTTTGCACTAAATTTATCCGGTAAAGAGATTGAGGATTTAGACCAACTGGAGGAGATTAAAAGTTTAATAGGAAGAATAGGTGTTCTTCCTAAAAGTCTAATATTCGAGATAACAGAGACTGCTGCAATAAAGGATATTAATAGGGCAATAGTTTTTATAAAAGAGCTTAAAAATATGGGGTGTTCATTCTCCTTAGATGATTTTGGAGTAGGATTTACCTCTTTTAGCTATTTAAGAGATCTGGATGTGGATTATATAAAGATAGATGGTGCCTTTGTTAAGCAAGTTTACGAAAACAAGTATGATCAAGCTATAGTAAAGGCAATGACAGCAGTTGCTAAAGGTTTTGATATACAGACCATAGCTGAGTTTGTAGAAAGTGATACTATTATGAATATTTTGGAAGGAATGAGTGTTGATTATGCCCAGGGTTATTTTATAGGTAAACCAAACCCTGAACCTCAGTTTGACTTCGAATTTGTCTCTACTAATTAA
- a CDS encoding DUF2798 domain-containing protein, whose product MGETAVQKKIFTMLMCLGMVLGMTIYNIILHSGFNSNLIVLLFKELWLVFIIALLLDLFIVGPFVKKIVSKVTNKYTKKIYVILGISCSMVVCMVLLMSIFGSIMSQGFTLSAIDVYPRTVFMNFIVALPLNLLIVSPGVRMLFIKIFPEAIIKIS is encoded by the coding sequence ATGGGAGAAACAGCAGTACAAAAAAAGATTTTTACAATGTTAATGTGCTTAGGAATGGTTTTAGGGATGACAATTTACAATATTATACTACATAGTGGATTTAATTCTAATTTGATAGTTCTACTATTTAAAGAGTTATGGTTAGTTTTTATTATCGCATTATTATTAGACTTGTTTATTGTAGGTCCATTTGTTAAAAAAATAGTGTCTAAAGTGACTAATAAATATACAAAAAAAATATATGTCATACTGGGAATATCCTGTTCAATGGTAGTTTGTATGGTTCTTTTAATGTCCATTTTTGGTTCAATAATGTCCCAAGGTTTTACTCTATCTGCAATAGACGTTTATCCTAGAACAGTGTTTATGAACTTTATTGTAGCACTACCCCTTAATCTACTTATTGTTTCCCCTGGAGTTCGTATGTTATTTATAAAAATATTTCCGGAAGCGATAATAAAAATAAGTTGA
- a CDS encoding MarR family winged helix-turn-helix transcriptional regulator has product MNKLNRENLTIIDLISEQHLVLRKLVEDRWMEISNIEFSHTEWFLLSKTEQESLTISKAATLIGISRQAMQKCAKKLEERGYINFFYKKDNKRDKYIVLTETGRDCCNKNNNLKKRIENEIIENIGNVKVKDFKELLKKDWLK; this is encoded by the coding sequence TTGAATAAATTAAATAGAGAAAATTTAACTATAATTGACCTTATAAGTGAACAACACTTGGTTTTACGTAAATTAGTAGAGGATAGATGGATGGAAATATCAAACATTGAGTTCTCACATACAGAATGGTTTCTATTAAGTAAGACCGAACAGGAGAGTTTAACTATTTCTAAAGCTGCAACTCTAATAGGGATATCAAGGCAAGCTATGCAAAAATGTGCAAAAAAGCTTGAGGAGAGAGGATATATTAATTTTTTCTATAAAAAAGATAATAAGAGGGATAAATATATAGTATTGACCGAAACAGGTAGAGATTGTTGTAATAAAAACAACAATTTAAAAAAAAGAATTGAAAATGAAATTATAGAGAACATAGGTAATGTTAAAGTAAAAGATTTTAAGGAGCTCTTAAAAAAGGATTGGCTTAAATAG
- a CDS encoding transporter substrate-binding domain-containing protein — translation MPKVVGLYLAKEMGLEVKVLYAPDPGSPVCVAVPKGNYDMIKKVNIALDELILDGEIDKIYNKWF, via the coding sequence ATGCCTAAGGTTGTTGGTTTGTATTTAGCTAAAGAGATGGGGCTTGAAGTAAAAGTTCTATACGCTCCAGACCCCGGCTCACCTGTATGTGTCGCTGTTCCAAAGGGTAATTATGATATGATAAAAAAAGTAAATATAGCACTTGATGAGTTAATACTGGATGGTGAGATTGATAAAATATATAATAAGTGGTTTTAA
- a CDS encoding transporter substrate-binding domain-containing protein encodes MRRYISAAFIFLFSINILYSDAIFIGVASEFPPYQFNVEGKVTGFDVDVANLLFFKMGIDIIFVQDEWDRVFNMLRAGTIDAIVGIENNEIRRIYFEFSKAYYTREDVLFVRADNTEIKTLDDLTNKIITGDRHSYIELDWIEEGIINKFRIRQTESKSDSM; translated from the coding sequence ATGAGACGTTATATTTCAGCTGCATTTATATTTTTATTCAGTATAAATATTTTATATAGTGATGCAATCTTTATTGGGGTAGCATCTGAATTCCCCCCCTATCAGTTCAATGTTGAAGGTAAAGTAACAGGTTTCGATGTTGATGTTGCTAATCTACTATTTTTTAAGATGGGTATAGATATTATTTTTGTTCAAGACGAGTGGGATAGAGTTTTTAATATGTTAAGGGCAGGGACAATAGATGCAATTGTTGGTATCGAAAACAATGAAATTAGGAGAATCTATTTTGAATTCTCTAAAGCCTACTATACAAGAGAAGATGTTCTATTTGTCCGGGCGGATAATACGGAGATTAAAACCCTAGATGATTTAACAAATAAAATTATTACTGGGGACAGACACTCATATATTGAACTAGATTGGATAGAAGAGGGTATAATTAATAAGTTTAGGATTAGGCAGACAGAATCAAAATCTGATTCTATGTAG